The genomic DNA GCCCGGAGGCTGGCCGAGGTGGCCCGGCTCTTCGCGGCGCTCAGGCCGATGCGGACGCTCTCCCCTCCGGCGTGCCTCGCGGGGCTGATCGCGGAGATCCGATACCGAGAATACCTCCTCGAGGAAAACCCGGTGGAGGCCCGCGAACGGATCGAGAACGTCGATGAGCTGATCGCAGGCGCGGAGACCTACCTGAGGCGCGCGGAGGACCCGACCATCGATGGCTTCCTCGCCGAGGTGGCGCTCCTGACGGACGTGGATCTCTGGAACGACGAGGAGGACACGGTGAATCTCATGACCATCCACTCCGCGAAGGGGCTCGAGTTCCCGGTCGTCTTCGTGGTGGGGCTCGAGGAGGGGCTTCTCCCGCATGCCTCGTCGATCGACGACCCCGCGCAGCTCGAGGAGGAGAGGCGGCTCTTCTACGTGGCGCTCACGCGTGCGCGGCTCCGAGTCGATCTGCTCCACGCCTCCTACAGGCGGGCGTGGAACGCGGCCGGGGGAGGCGGGTCGCGGTTCCTTCACGAGATTCCGCAAGACTGTCTCGAGTGGGTGGACGTCGAGCGCCGGCTGGCCGCGAGCGCCGCGCCGCGGAAGTTTCGGAAGAGCGCCGGGCGCTCCGAGGGGACGGAGGACGGCCGAAGCAGTCCGATCGGAGTCCGCGTGACCCATCCCCAGTTCGGAGAGGGCATCGTCGTGGGGTGCGAAGGACGCGGCGAGCGCGCGAAGCTCACGGTGGAATTCCGGCGGGCGGGAACGAAGAAGATCCTCGCCGCGTTCGCGGAGCTGAGCCATGCCGATTGATGCGAAAGTCGTCCACGACGTGGCGGCCCTGTCGAGGCTCGAACTCGACCCCTCGGAGGAAGCCCGGCTGGTCCAGGAGCTGGCCTCGATTCTCTCCTACGTGGAGCAGCTCCAGGCGCTGGACGTGGACGGCATCGAGCCGACCAGTCAGGTCGGGGCCGGGTCGAAGAGCCGGCTCCGCGAAGATCGCGTGACGCCGTGCGACGTTCGTGACGAGGCGCTCGCCCAGGCGCCCGACCGGGACGGCGACTATTTCCGCGTTCCACAAGTCGTATGAGCAAGGCCGAGGTTCTCGAATCCGCCGAAGCGATCGGCCGCGCCGTCTTGAGCGGAGACCGAAGCGCGGCGGAAGTGGCGCGCACGTTCCTCGATCGAATGGACGGGACCGCGGACCGGCTGCACACGTACCTTCACAGGGATCGGGAGCGCACGCTCGCCATGGCGCGCGCGGTCGACTCACGGATCGCGTCGGGAGAGAGGCTTACGCCGCTCGCGGGCGTCCCGGTTGCATTGAAAGATAACCTCTGCACTCGCGGGGTTCCGACGACCTGCGGCTCGAAGATTCTCGAGGGATATCTTCCCCCCTACGACGCCCACGTCGTGGAGCGGCTGCGGGAAGCGGGGGCTGTCTTCACGGGTAAAACCAATTGCGACGAATTTGCGATGGGGTCTTCCACCGAGAATTCCGCCTTTTTCCCGACCCGAAACCCCTGGGACCTGGAGCGGGTGCCCGGCGGCTCGAGCGGCGGCTCCGCCGCCGCCGTTGCCGCGGGGGAGGCGGCCCTCGCGCTCGGTTCCGACACCGGAGGATCGGTGCGCCAACCCGCCGCATTCTGCGGGGTGTTCGGGTTGAAGCCGACCTATGGGGCGGTCTCGCGATACGGGCTCGTCGCCTTCGCTTCCTCGCTCGATCAGATCGGACCGATCGCGAGAACCGCGCGCGACACAGCGCTCCTCTACAACGCGATCTGCGGGCGCGATGAGCGGGACATGACGAGCCGCGCGGAGGCCGCGCCGGTTCCGCTCGAGGAGCTCGAGCGCGGGGTCTCCGGGCTCAGGCTCGGGATCCCCCGCGATCTGATCGGGGAAGGGGTGGATCCCGAGATCCTCGGCTCCCTCGATCGGGTAGCGAAGACGCTCGCCGGGAAAGGGGCCGAGGTTCTCGACGTCCGCTTGCCACACGCGCGCTATTCGATCGCGACCTATTACCTCATCGCCCCGGCCGAAGCTTCGAGCAACCTCGCCCGCTACGACGGGGTGCGGTACGGCTTCCGCGCCAAGAGCGCCGACCTCCGGTCGATGTACGCCGCCACTCGAGGGCGTGGTTTCGGCCGCGAGGTGAGGCGCCGGATCCTCCTCGGCACGTACGCGCTCTCGGCTGGATACTACGACGCCTATTATCTCCGCGCGATGAAGGTGCGGACCCTGATTCGGAGGGATTTCGACGAGGCGTTCACTCGCGCGGACGCGATTCTGCTCCCCACGACGCCGACCCCTCCGTTCAAGATCGGCGAGAAGGTGGACGACCCCCTCGCGATGTATCTGAACGATATCTTCTCGATTCCCGCGTCTCTGGCCGGCGTGCCCGCAGTGTCCTTTCCGGCGGGTTCCACGCGGGCCAAGCTGCCGATCGGTCTTCAGCTCGTGGGGCGCCCCTTCGAGGAGGCGACGCTGCTCCGCATCGCGCGTGCGTGGGAGTCCGAGAACGTGGACGCGGCCCGGGTGCCCCCGTTCCTGGGCGGGCGCGGGCGATGAACGCGCTCGTTCCCGCGACGCAGGCGGAGCGATGAGCGCAACGAGGCCGGAGACGGAGTCGAGCGCGGTGGCGAAAGCCCCCCACGACGACTACGAGACGGTCGTGGGCCTCGAAGTCCACGCGCAACTCAAGACGCGGTCGAAGATATTCTGCGGGTGCAGCACTACGTTCGGAGCACGACCCAATACCCAGGTCTGTCCGGTGTGCCTCGGACTTCCGGGGGTGCTTCCCGTGTTGAACGAGCGGGCGGTCCGTTTCGCGGTCATGACCGGTCTCGCGGTCGGCGCCACGATCGCGGAACGGAGCGTCTTCGCCAGAAAGAACTACTTCTATCCGGATCTCCCCAAGGGCTACCAGATCTCCCAGTACGATCGGCCGCTCTGCATCGGCGGCGGTATCGAGATCCGCTCCGGGAGCGGCTGGAAGAGGATCGGGCTTGTGAGGATCCATCTTGAAGAGGACGCTGGAAAATCGCTTCATCCGGAGGGTCGCGAGGGTGTGACGACCACACGCGTCGATCTCAATCGCTCCGGCGTGCCGCTCATCGAGATCGTCTCG from Candidatus Eisenbacteria bacterium includes the following:
- the gatA gene encoding Asp-tRNA(Asn)/Glu-tRNA(Gln) amidotransferase subunit GatA, with translation MSKAEVLESAEAIGRAVLSGDRSAAEVARTFLDRMDGTADRLHTYLHRDRERTLAMARAVDSRIASGERLTPLAGVPVALKDNLCTRGVPTTCGSKILEGYLPPYDAHVVERLREAGAVFTGKTNCDEFAMGSSTENSAFFPTRNPWDLERVPGGSSGGSAAAVAAGEAALALGSDTGGSVRQPAAFCGVFGLKPTYGAVSRYGLVAFASSLDQIGPIARTARDTALLYNAICGRDERDMTSRAEAAPVPLEELERGVSGLRLGIPRDLIGEGVDPEILGSLDRVAKTLAGKGAEVLDVRLPHARYSIATYYLIAPAEASSNLARYDGVRYGFRAKSADLRSMYAATRGRGFGREVRRRILLGTYALSAGYYDAYYLRAMKVRTLIRRDFDEAFTRADAILLPTTPTPPFKIGEKVDDPLAMYLNDIFSIPASLAGVPAVSFPAGSTRAKLPIGLQLVGRPFEEATLLRIARAWESENVDAARVPPFLGGRGR
- the gatC gene encoding Asp-tRNA(Asn)/Glu-tRNA(Gln) amidotransferase subunit GatC; the encoded protein is MPIDAKVVHDVAALSRLELDPSEEARLVQELASILSYVEQLQALDVDGIEPTSQVGAGSKSRLREDRVTPCDVRDEALAQAPDRDGDYFRVPQVV